In Marasmius oreades isolate 03SP1 chromosome 3, whole genome shotgun sequence, a single window of DNA contains:
- a CDS encoding uncharacterized protein (BUSCO:EOG09263W7L) gives MSMEQQAKAPPELKKVAQFLRGGSAGIKVRVGALNGKRVDYFKGKSAIKALLSPAYQKQKSVPKITTEAEAQTLLHAINAFTYFLRVQRGGPSGTSSSSPKTLQIIQEQKYAPDEYYAWFFEGSQWTTYAGGVLMVAIMLGGVMFPLWPPTMRLGVWYLSMGMLGLIALFFVIAIIRLIFYIITVVVASPGIWIFPQLFADVGFVESFIPLWEWDLPKKKSKKKKNKGEKGEKGKSEKSENGGAADSADSRPQSRTARVEEVEDEDA, from the exons ATGTCGATGGAACAGCAGGCTAAAGCCCCCCCGGAGTTGAAGAAGGTGGCACAGTTTTTGCGTGGTGGAAGTGCAGGTATTAAGGTTCGGGTGGGAGCGCTGAATGGAAAACGAGTGGACTACTTCAAGG GTAAATCTGCTATTAAAGCTCTGTTGTCTCCAGCATACCAAAAGCAAAAGTCTGTACCTAAAATCACCACTGAAGCGGAGGCACAGACGCTTTTGCACGCCATAAATGCATTCACCTATTTCTTGCGTGTTCAACGCGGTGGACCTTCTGGGACCTCTTCATCATCACCGAAAACCCTGCAAATCATTCAGGAGCAGAAATACGCGCCAGATGAATATTACGCGTGGTTCTTTGAAGGATCTCAGTGGACGACGTATGCAGGTGGTGTGCTGATGGTTGCGATCATGCTTGGAGGTGTTATGTTCCCGCTCTGGCCGCCTACCATGCGATTGGGAGTGTGGTACTTGAGTATGGGAATGCTGGGACTTATAGCGTTGTTCTTCGTTATTGCGATTATACGGTTGATTTTCTACATAATCACGGTTGTGGTGGCCTCGCCGGGAATTTGGATATTCCCCCAGTTATTTGCGGATGTTGGCTTT GTTGAATCGTTCATACCTCTATGGGAATGGGACCTCCCcaagaagaagtcgaagaagaagaagaacaaggGTGAGAAGGGTGAGAAGGGCAAGTCAGAGAAGTCAGAGAACGGCGGTGCGGCAGACTCTGCAGACTCCCGCCCTCAGAGCAGGACTGCTCGCGTTGAAGAagtggaggatgaagatgcaTAG